The following coding sequences are from one Chthonomonadales bacterium window:
- a CDS encoding PD40 domain-containing protein → MPASEAGASCRGGAPVSCRLLLAATLLSCAAISNAQLASLHDPREVRLRNVRQLTFGGDNAEAYWSFDGSRLVFQARRGDMPADQVFVINADGTGERQVSDGRGRCTCAYFLKGDHEIIYSSTAGYSPAAPPPADRSHGYVWPVWPYYAIYRARVDGSGARPLLPRRVKPGVPTAYYAEATVSPDGKRIIFTSTMDGDLEIYSMRADGTDVRRLTNRLGYDGGPYYSPDGKRIVWRAWYPRDAKEREDYLSLLRQNLVRPTRMEIWVAEADGTGARQVTRFGAASFAPFFAPDGRHIIFSSNMDDPKGRDFELYLIGVDGAGLERITYGQQFDSFPMFSPDGKRLVWCSNRHGRGHQTNVFVADWLP, encoded by the coding sequence ATGCCGGCCTCTGAGGCCGGCGCATCCTGCCGCGGAGGTGCCCCCGTGTCCTGCCGCCTGCTCCTGGCTGCGACCCTGCTGTCCTGTGCGGCGATCTCGAACGCCCAGCTCGCATCGCTCCACGACCCCCGCGAGGTGCGCCTGCGCAACGTGCGCCAACTCACCTTCGGAGGCGATAACGCGGAGGCGTACTGGAGCTTCGATGGCAGCCGCCTCGTGTTTCAGGCACGCCGCGGCGACATGCCGGCCGACCAGGTGTTCGTCATCAATGCCGATGGCACGGGCGAGCGGCAGGTGTCGGATGGGCGCGGGCGCTGCACCTGTGCCTACTTCCTGAAGGGCGATCACGAGATCATCTACTCCTCCACCGCCGGCTACAGCCCCGCTGCGCCGCCGCCCGCCGACCGCTCGCACGGGTATGTGTGGCCGGTGTGGCCCTACTACGCCATCTACCGCGCTCGTGTTGATGGCTCCGGCGCGCGCCCGTTGCTCCCGAGGCGCGTCAAGCCGGGCGTGCCGACAGCGTACTACGCGGAGGCGACCGTCTCGCCGGACGGCAAGCGCATCATCTTCACCTCAACGATGGACGGCGACCTGGAGATCTACTCGATGCGCGCCGACGGCACCGACGTGCGCCGGCTGACTAACCGGCTCGGCTACGACGGCGGGCCGTACTACTCACCGGATGGGAAGAGGATCGTGTGGCGCGCGTGGTACCCGAGGGACGCGAAGGAGCGCGAGGACTACCTCTCGCTGCTGCGGCAGAACCTGGTGCGGCCCACGAGGATGGAGATCTGGGTGGCGGAGGCGGACGGAACTGGAGCGCGACAGGTGACGCGGTTCGGCGCGGCGAGTTTCGCGCCCTTCTTCGCGCCTGACGGTCGGCACATCATCTTCTCATCCAATATGGATGACCCAAAGGGACGTGACTTCGAGCTCTACCTCATCGGAGTCGACGGCGCCGGCCTGGAGCGCATCACCTACGGCCAGCAGTTCGACTCGTTTCCGATGTTCAGTCCCGACGGCAAGCGGCTCGTGTGGTGCTCGAACCGCCACGGCAGGGGGCACCAGACCAACGTGTTCGTGGCCGATTGGCTACCGTAG
- a CDS encoding M28 family peptidase translates to MTRCLTRSFALVAVCLLAPALPRAASSSISVGRAEYQSHVARLTSPEFGGRRTGEPGNERAARYIAECFRSAGLRPVGTARQGDTKAALDGTGFFQPFAFPAGMARGDGNGLEVTLGGKAHRYRVGTEFEPAANSGGGEARGELVFAGYGIRSEDPVRDDYAGIVAKGRVVLVISGAPGADPELARLGTINRKAQVARDQGAAALLVMLPGEKDAPRIGGEGGRSTGIPILVVRRPVASAWLRAAGRPLADLEKELERRPQSFATGLQVSLAASVRRVMRPTANVVGLLAGRDPALRDEILVIGAHMDHLGMGGAGSLSAAHKPALHPGADDNASGTAGLLLLARSMAAMPQPPRRSILFICFSGEELGLLGSMHYVKSPIYPLARTVAMLNMDMIGRMRDNKLIVMGTGTSPEWPGLLAEANRTASFLLTQSSGGFGGSDHQSFYTKRVPVLFFFTGLHADYHRPSDTADRIDTMDAARVTEMVGDIALRIANADGRPAFAESGQTAEQGPRMRAGVSLGAVPEYGAEVVGVRLSGVRPGSPAEKAGMRAGDVIIALDSSSIVNIEDLAAALGGHRPGDTVRIKVRRAAGEVVLTATLQASRR, encoded by the coding sequence ATGACACGCTGTCTGACCCGATCTTTCGCGCTCGTTGCCGTCTGCCTTCTCGCGCCGGCGCTGCCGCGGGCTGCCTCATCCTCGATCTCCGTCGGACGCGCTGAGTACCAGTCGCACGTCGCGCGCCTGACCTCTCCGGAGTTCGGTGGCCGTCGCACCGGCGAACCGGGCAACGAGCGGGCCGCGCGCTACATCGCTGAGTGCTTCCGGAGCGCCGGGCTGAGGCCGGTGGGCACCGCGCGCCAGGGCGATACGAAGGCCGCCCTGGACGGGACAGGGTTCTTCCAGCCGTTCGCGTTCCCCGCTGGCATGGCACGCGGCGACGGCAATGGCCTGGAGGTCACGCTCGGCGGCAAGGCGCACCGCTACCGGGTGGGAACGGAGTTCGAGCCCGCGGCTAACTCCGGCGGCGGCGAGGCGCGCGGCGAGCTCGTTTTCGCCGGCTACGGCATCCGATCCGAGGACCCGGTGCGCGACGACTACGCGGGCATCGTCGCGAAGGGCCGCGTCGTGCTGGTCATCTCGGGCGCCCCCGGGGCGGACCCCGAGCTCGCGCGGCTCGGGACCATCAACCGCAAGGCACAGGTCGCGCGTGATCAGGGCGCGGCCGCTCTACTGGTCATGTTGCCGGGTGAGAAGGACGCGCCGCGCATCGGTGGGGAGGGCGGCCGGTCAACGGGAATCCCGATTCTGGTGGTGCGGCGCCCGGTCGCGAGCGCGTGGCTCCGGGCGGCAGGCCGGCCGCTCGCGGATCTTGAGAAGGAGCTCGAGCGGCGGCCCCAGTCCTTCGCGACCGGGCTGCAGGTTTCGCTGGCCGCCTCGGTGCGGCGGGTGATGAGGCCGACGGCCAACGTGGTGGGCCTTCTGGCAGGCCGCGACCCGGCGCTGCGCGACGAGATCCTGGTCATCGGCGCGCACATGGACCACCTTGGGATGGGCGGGGCAGGATCCTTGAGCGCCGCGCACAAGCCGGCCCTGCATCCCGGCGCCGACGACAACGCGTCGGGCACTGCGGGCTTGCTACTTCTGGCGCGCAGCATGGCGGCGATGCCGCAGCCTCCGCGGCGCAGCATTCTGTTCATCTGCTTCAGCGGCGAAGAGCTAGGCCTTCTGGGCTCGATGCACTACGTTAAGAGCCCGATCTACCCGCTCGCCAGGACGGTCGCCATGCTGAACATGGACATGATCGGCCGAATGCGCGACAACAAGCTGATCGTGATGGGAACCGGCACCTCGCCCGAGTGGCCCGGCCTGCTGGCCGAGGCGAACCGCACTGCCAGCTTCCTGCTGACACAGAGCTCGGGCGGCTTCGGCGGCAGCGATCACCAGTCGTTCTACACGAAGCGTGTGCCCGTGCTCTTCTTCTTCACGGGGCTCCATGCGGATTACCACCGCCCCTCCGACACCGCCGACAGGATCGACACGATGGATGCCGCCCGGGTCACCGAGATGGTGGGCGACATCGCACTGCGCATCGCGAATGCGGACGGCCGCCCGGCCTTCGCCGAGTCGGGCCAGACGGCCGAGCAGGGGCCGCGGATGCGCGCCGGAGTCTCGCTTGGAGCGGTGCCGGAGTACGGAGCCGAAGTCGTGGGCGTGCGCCTCAGCGGCGTGCGTCCGGGCAGCCCGGCCGAGAAGGCCGGCATGCGCGCCGGCGACGTGATCATCGCCCTGGACTCCTCCAGCATCGTGAACATCGAGGATCTCGCCGCGGCGCTCGGGGGCCATCGGCCGGGCGACACGGTACGGATTAAGGTGCGTCGCGCCGCCGGCGAGGTCGTGCTCACGGCGACGCTGCAGGCCTCGCGCCGCTAG
- the surE gene encoding 5'/3'-nucleotidase SurE, producing MRILVTNDDGVAAPGLVALRAALAGIGEVVVVAPERPRSASGHSVTLHKPLRLAETPLPDGAAAWASNGTPSDCVTLGVDVVMDGRVDLVASGINDGANLGWDLTYSGTVSAAMEGAMLGIPSIAVSVAGRPGPTGYGPAASFARRLAERVLQCGLEPWTLLNVNVPSVAEDEIRGVEVTRQGRRQYVDRIDRRTDPWGRSYYWLCGSLKADEPDEGSDVYAVLHNRISVTPVHLDMTACHLLDRLREWRLA from the coding sequence ATGCGGATCCTCGTTACGAACGACGACGGCGTGGCGGCGCCCGGCCTCGTCGCGCTGCGCGCCGCGCTCGCCGGCATCGGCGAGGTCGTCGTCGTGGCGCCCGAACGGCCGCGCAGCGCCTCTGGCCACTCCGTCACGCTCCACAAGCCGCTCCGGCTCGCCGAGACACCCCTGCCGGACGGCGCGGCCGCCTGGGCAAGCAACGGCACGCCGAGCGATTGCGTGACGCTCGGCGTGGACGTGGTGATGGACGGGAGGGTGGATCTTGTCGCCTCGGGGATCAACGACGGCGCGAATCTGGGCTGGGACCTGACGTACAGCGGTACGGTATCGGCCGCGATGGAGGGAGCCATGCTCGGCATCCCTTCCATCGCCGTCTCGGTGGCCGGGCGGCCCGGCCCGACGGGCTACGGTCCGGCCGCCTCCTTTGCGCGCCGCCTCGCCGAGCGAGTGCTCCAGTGTGGCCTGGAGCCGTGGACACTCCTGAACGTCAACGTGCCATCGGTGGCCGAGGACGAGATCCGGGGGGTCGAGGTCACCCGCCAGGGACGGCGCCAGTACGTGGACCGCATCGACCGGCGCACCGACCCCTGGGGACGCTCGTACTACTGGCTGTGCGGCAGCCTGAAGGCCGACGAGCCCGACGAGGGCTCCGACGTGTACGCCGTACTGCACAACCGCATCTCGGTCACTCCCGTCCATCTGGACATGACGGCCTGCCACCTGCTCGACCGCCTGAGGGAGTGGCGGCTGGCGTAG
- a CDS encoding geranylgeranyl reductase family protein, which translates to MGYDAIVVGAGPAGCAAALGAARAGLSVALVERHTLPRHKTCGGGMPMVMGGLLPALRPEGIVEAEVGAMRHTFAFDGPVLAEINPAGAEERLTLWMVQRSVFDQALARAAQEAGAQLVEGATVREVDIRPDGVALRADLAGGGHWQAQAAVVVGADGANGVVARAVGLRQRRILAVALEVEQAHRWGTGHETLRPDVLHLDFGAVERGYAWIFPKGDHLNVGAGIFRPRQGGRGDGRIREELCRAVFAYMEALGVPHDPAATRFHGHTLPLWNGAEPLSTRDGRVLLTGDAAGLVNPMFGDGILNAVLSGQIAARCLASGTPERYTRIIHHEMARNLDAAQRLARVFYGWPALCYRHGVTRPGATRTAASLLCGRAAFTEVSRRALRRLSRLLPRVAPA; encoded by the coding sequence GTGGGGTACGACGCGATCGTGGTGGGAGCCGGGCCGGCCGGCTGCGCGGCGGCACTGGGAGCCGCGCGCGCGGGGCTCTCCGTGGCGCTCGTGGAGCGCCACACGCTCCCGCGCCACAAAACGTGCGGCGGCGGCATGCCGATGGTGATGGGTGGCCTGCTGCCGGCCCTCCGGCCCGAGGGCATCGTGGAGGCCGAGGTGGGCGCCATGCGCCATACCTTCGCCTTCGACGGGCCGGTGCTGGCCGAGATCAACCCGGCGGGAGCCGAGGAGCGCCTCACGCTCTGGATGGTGCAGCGTTCCGTGTTCGACCAGGCCCTCGCGCGGGCCGCGCAGGAGGCGGGCGCCCAGCTCGTGGAGGGGGCGACCGTGCGCGAGGTCGACATCCGCCCGGACGGCGTAGCGCTGCGCGCGGACCTGGCCGGCGGCGGCCACTGGCAGGCGCAGGCGGCCGTCGTGGTCGGCGCCGACGGCGCGAACGGCGTGGTGGCGCGCGCCGTCGGGCTGCGGCAGCGTCGCATCCTGGCCGTGGCCCTGGAGGTGGAGCAGGCGCACCGTTGGGGTACCGGGCACGAGACCCTGCGGCCGGACGTGCTGCACCTGGACTTCGGCGCCGTAGAGCGCGGCTACGCCTGGATCTTCCCCAAGGGCGACCACCTCAACGTGGGGGCCGGCATCTTCCGGCCGCGCCAGGGCGGGCGAGGCGACGGAAGGATCCGCGAGGAGTTGTGCCGCGCCGTCTTCGCCTACATGGAGGCCCTCGGCGTGCCGCACGACCCGGCGGCGACGCGTTTCCACGGCCACACGCTTCCGCTCTGGAACGGAGCGGAGCCGCTCAGCACGCGCGATGGCCGGGTCCTGCTCACCGGTGATGCCGCCGGCCTCGTTAACCCGATGTTTGGAGACGGCATCTTGAACGCCGTGCTGAGCGGACAGATCGCCGCACGATGCCTGGCCAGCGGCACGCCGGAGCGGTACACGCGGATCATCCATCATGAGATGGCGCGCAACCTGGATGCCGCTCAGCGGCTGGCCCGCGTGTTCTATGGCTGGCCGGCCCTCTGCTACCGCCACGGCGTCACGCGCCCCGGCGCTACGCGCACCGCCGCCAGCCTGCTCTGCGGCCGCGCGGCCTTCACCGAGGTGTCGCGCCGTGCCCTGCGGCGCCTGAGCCGACTGCTTCCTCGCGTGGCCCCGGCCTGA